CTTCATTTTATCCTTGCTCTCTTCATTGATGCAAAAATTCCTGATTGAATAGGAGTACACAAATACTTAACAATCATGAAATTTACAGTTGTTTacaattgaatttttagataatATAGATCTGTGTCAATGTCAGAATTGCAAGTAAACCTCCTGTTAATGTGCAAAGCATAAATTGCTAAGTTCTAAATATTTTACACTTGTATACCTTCGCCTTATGGATTTCTTTCACTATCTAAAGGCTGATGGTGGTATTTAGTTTGTAATTATACCTGTTCTTCTGTCGTGTAGGAGTATAATGCTACAGTTGAGTTCTACTGGGCACCTTTGCTTGTAGAGTCAAACTCTGATGATCCTGTAAATCATAGATTGGATGACAGGATCATCCTACCAGATAAACTTCTCAAACATGCATCTCAATGGGAAAATGCAGATATACTGGTTTTCAACTCATACTTATGGTGGAGAAGTGGACCTAAGATAAAGCTATTGTAAGTGGCAATTGAAATTGGCTCGTTCATCAACTAATACACTACTAGATGATGCTTTTTGTTACGTCGATACTCTTGTTTCTGATGTAGATGGAGTAGAGAGGATTTAATATGTGAAGAAGCAGACGGACTTGATGCGATGACGTTGGCAATGGAGACATGGGCAAACTGGGTTTCCTCAAGAGCGGATCCCCGGAGGCAACGAGTCTTCTTTGTCACTATGTCACCTACACATCTTTGGTGAGTGCTAATGTAAAATTCAATCCTTCGAATAACTTGAATTagaaaaatttagttattataaATCAGATTGACCAATTAAAGTTCGTTATGTGCAGGAGCCGGGAATGGAATCCAGGAAGTGAAGGGAATTGTTACCAGGAAACGACTCCGATCAACatagaaggttattggggaagcgGTTCTGATCTTGATACAATGCGAATGGTGGACAATGTTTTGAACAGTTTAGGTTCAAAGGCTACGGTTATCAACATAACTCAGTTATCAGAATACCGGAAAGACGGGCATCCGTCCATCTATAGAAAGTTCTGGGAGACAATATCACCAGAACAGTTGTCAAATCCTGCGAGCTATTCAGATTGTATACATTGGTGTTTACCTGGTGTTCCTGATGTATGGAATGAGTTGCTCTTTAACTTATTATAATAGAATTCAAATGCCGAGATGAAGCAATCAATTTATCAGGATGTTGTATAAATTAACTTGAGATATTTATACCTGAAATGTGCAATGTCATATGTAACATCGATGTTTTTTGAGATAGTTATGACAAACCATGGTTTGTGGCTTATCAGCTTATGTCAGTAATTGTGGTGCGACATTGAGTATCAAATATGCTTTATCCctgtaaattataaattgttccttgtaaattaaataaagaatagaCACAAGGGCGCATGTTAAAACAGCAACCCTGtatgtgttttgattgataaatattttcttgAGCTGTTATACAGTAGAGTTCTggcaaaaaaaaatgtgaacatTTACAGCCAAAACTGTAACTTTTTTCATGTATGCTCAACTTGAAGCAGGAAAGAATGTTACTGGCGTTAGAATTCCTGGAGGTGCATCAAGAAGTACAACTTTTGATAGCTTTTCTCAGGGCACCATATCCTGTTCatgagaaaaaccaaaaaagtcCAGCAACCCAGTCGGAAGCCGCAAACCTATGCAAAACAACAAATgggaaaagataaaataaagtttCTTGTTGAATTGCAATAATGAATCATGAAGCAGCTTAAAATTGAGAGTCAGGCATCCTCTCTAGAATTGGTAAACCAGCTCCCCTCTATATGATACATGGATGTTTCTGAAGCAGCCCAttcacattataaaaaaatgatggatcATCTAATTGATCAGAAGAAGATTAAGTCTCCAGttgcagaaaagaaaaaagcaaataaataagaCCTATTGTGTCATTGAACTCCAATCACAAGCTGGATAGTTTGCTAATTGTAAGTGATATCACAGCTAATAGGATGAATTATTTCTCTATCATGTTCATACCTTCTAATAAAGATTGAACCAATACAATTCATATTTGATGTTTAAATAGATCAAATGTCATTCAACTAACGGGTGATACATCAGATTgtttcattaaagaaaaaacacacaaaaatgaGAGGAAGATTTTTATTGTTTCCATTTCTGCTTTGCACATATAAAAATCTCACCACAACGTATCTTCCTGATCAAATCACCTAAACAACAACTTATACAGCcaaatttcactaaaaaacAACCTTTTTGATCATTCGCTTTGTAATTAAAAGACTTCATTCGAATGACAGATATAAGAGCATAAGTGCAAAACAGAGTATGACGCCATCTTTACTTAGCAGTATTAACATACTAATTGAAAAATTCCATCTCTTGATCATGAGGCATCTATCTCTTGAGTCTTGACACAATTGATTAAGATTGCATATGAAGAAAACATCAATAACTAATTCCTAACACTTGAAATGAAGTATATTGACaggatgaaaaatattttaatacaaaaatgaaaaccaacAAGAATAAACCAGAGCTTACCAACTGTGAAGTGCTAAACAATTTCAGAATCTTATTATTAGTGACCCTGGATAATGCATAAAACCCGTTCTCTTAGTTTTTGGATTGTCTGCATACAAccaaaatcaagaaagaaacagtcagaaatatatatatatgtattaatgtagtgtatatatatagagagagagaggagagcgagagagatgatAGCACCATCATCAAGTTGTGAAATTCAGATCTCACCGAGCAAGATATTTTTGCCCATTTCTGAGCGCACTCTCCAGTTTTGTAAAGGTGAGAAGTGGTTGAGAGGCTACTATATACAGAATAACTGGAATTTTCTGAGGCTTCTGCTACCCAAAGATGATTCATTTGGTCTCTAGCTCGTTTGACAAGATTAAAGAAGCCAACCTGTGACAAATATAATAGGATGTCATTAAAGAGCAAAAAACAATAGCAATGTCTGCAAGAAGATAAAAATTGAGTAAAGCCAAAGATCCTGTACTAGgtaaaaatacaaatccaatCCTGCTGCACGTATGCAAAGAATATACAAAGTTTCTGCTAATATTTTTAAgacatgaaaaaaatggatggGCATCTTTCTGATAAGAATGAATTAGCCTTCCATAAGTTACTAACCACCGTTCCAGATAAGTTATGGCTGATTAAGGAAGACGAATCATCATTCAAAATGGGGCCGCAAAAGTTAACAGCAAGCAGGCAACTATAAGGTCCCTCAAACTCTGAGTCAGAGCTACCCCAGGACCCATCTGTCATGAACACCCACTGTTTTTTCTGACGGCCAGATAAACAAACCTCGCCAACATGCACAACCACAGCAGCAATATCAAACTCACTGGACCAACGACAAAGAAATGtcaatttaagaaaaagaaatataagcTTGTTTAAGTAAAATGACAGGAGCATCTATAACAAAGGAGTAACATGCAGGAGAACATGACTTGCCTTGCTAAAGGCACGTCGCCTAAATTTGACAAAGAGACTGGTTTACGAGGTGTGAAAAAGGGTCTGCAAGAAGTGAGGATGAGTCAAATGGTGTTGTTGTACTATTAAAAGAAGGCAAAGTTATCTTACTCAAACTTCTCATGCTCTTCAGGAGCTAAGAGTTCCCATAGAGTGGAAGACCCTCTGCCTTGTAAATAGATGACTTcagaaacagagtgaagtggCATCAATCCTCGGACACAATATATCTGTCCTTCGACTAGATCTTGTTTCTGCGAATGTTTATGGAAAAAATCAAAACGATATTATCCCACTCGAAGTCCCACAAGTGACATACAGAAAGACCAGATACTTAGATTATGCAAATAATTGAACCGCTGAATATGTTGATCAAATTCAAGAGAGAAAGGTTGTGGAGGCGGGAATGGTCGTGGTCATAAAAGAGAAGATTTCCATAAATCTGACAGAACTAAGAGGTAAACGAAAAGCAACTTCACCTGCTTTTCGGTTGGGTTCCAGATTGTTACCAAGCCTTCTTTCGGGCGAACCTTTTTGGATGAACCTTTACTCGTTAATCCAACTACCCGCACTCTCATAAATGGTGTAACCTCCCGTGCACCAAGGCCAGCATCTTCCAAAGCTTTCTCTATCTTCTTATGTATTTCAGACTGTCTGTTTGCCTGGAGTAGATCAGCTTAATGTCTAATGCTTTCCTTTAGTTCAAAGCAAACATCCAGGAACAAAATATCATAGTACCGACCTCATGCTTTGCCTGATACTCTGTAAAAGAACTTAGCTGCTCTGAAGTCATATCTGCCATCAATACTTCAGGCTCAGCAGCAGTCTGAAGGATCTTGAAGATTTTTGCCCCTTCTTCACTATCGTCACAGTTCACAATAAAATCCTGATGTTTGGATACAACATCCTCCACGATGCTGGACCGTCTGAAACGAAAGTATGACAGTAATGCAATTCAGAAACTAAATATCTACTTAAGAGACTAATGAGAACCTAAAAACCAAAACTGAGACAGAACATCATGATTTCATCGGGTCATGCATTAAGAATTAATCAAGAacgaatataaacaaataatagatCAGGCAAGGAGGTGAGCAACATATACAGATTTGtcacattttttataaattgaaatatgaaTAGCCTTGGTAACTAGCTCGCTCTTGAGCCAAACTGACTCATACACCTGTTGTGAATCTAAGCTTATGGCATTGGCAATGATTGTTCTCAGaataacatttattttactACCTTTATTTTAGTCAAATAAGAAAATTGGAATTGAATTTCTTTTACAACATATTTATTGGATACCTTGCCTTACAGATTCAGGGAACACAACTACATATAGACTGGAGGTACCCTATAGGAAGCCCTAAGAAAGACGGACACTTTGCATAGAAAATTATTTGTAATGAGCGATAATGAAAGGGATCTATTTATGCACCCTTTAATTCTGCTACATAGAGCTTAAGCAAATTACCGCTGGTCATACAATCGGAGCACTTCCTTTTCCATCCTTTCTGATCTCACGAGAGAACCACCATCTTGAAGCCTGAATCAAACACATTGATTGTATAAGCTTTGCAACACAAGAAATAGGCAAAATGCTACAAGTACCAACCTCTCCTTGTAAAGAACAGGATATATACGTGTTATTCCAACCAGTGTCCTAGGAACTTTACCACCAGCACTTTTGATGCAACTAAACGCTAATGGAGCTCCAATGCCCTTACCTGAAAAATTCATGTGAGGAGCACTAGTAAGGGGAGTTATCAATAGAGTAGCGAACCACCTGCAACCCAATCAAAGATTATGGATCAGATTTCAACTAAAAGTTGCGTACAGAATCCCAGATGATCAGCCCAATGTGCTCGGTATGTACCATTGATACTTAACACTAAACTAACAGTTCTGTGTACCTGAGAATTATCAAGGATGATTAAgatgaaatatatttttcaacattCAAGCCAAACAAATCTAATATTGTAATAAGTTGCGTATAAACCTCAAGGGGGGAAATGGGAGCCACCCAGCCACATAAGTGAGCCCCCACAATCTGTATAGACGCAACAGGGGATCAAACAATGGAaattgtcataaaaaaaattgaatagatTATAGCAAGCAGTGGAACGTCAGACCATACCCGAAGCTTCTGACCAACAAACAGCTTTCCATGAATAAGTTGCTTCACTAGTGAAGTATCTAATTGAGCATCCAATGCATACCTGCAAACTACCAAGAGTTCTAATAACTTCAAGAGCCAAGCATATGAGTATCATAGAACAGTAAGCATTTACTCACCAACCATCACTGAGTTCGATTTTTGCCGCATGATAGGATTCTGGTGCATCTGAACTACCAAGCTTTAGAATATCATGCGGTTCAGCTATCTCATCCATCTTACAATTATGTGAGTCAGAATAAGACTGGATAGATGAAATGCACAGAACAACCTCAGAAGCAGCAGATGCATCGCCATCTAGAATCTTCTTAATAGCAGATCTATGGCCGTAGTTGACTTCTCTCTCATATCTGGCATGCAAAAAGGTGTTCTCATCATTTTGCATATCCTATCGCATGTGGCAAAACAAAACGGCAGAACCTtctttaaaaactcaaaattgcAAATCATTTAACCTGTATTTCAATTCGTCCAAAACATTGGAAACTGTAAGGTACTTGCCGTTAGCTTGAGCTGGATAGCATCTCTCAAGGCTCGCAAGTTTCCAAACTATCCACTTGTAATGATTTGCAACCCATCTAAAAAGGTTAAATATGCGAGGAAATCAATGTTCAACAACCAGCTAAACAATCTGATTTAAATAAGTAACAAAGAATTGCAAAACTAAATGCAAAATCTACCACCTACTAAGATTATAAGAACATGGTAATTCAAGCCGTATATTTATAAGCCCAAAAATTGCAGCTCTACCAACCTCAAGTCAAATGAACTCTAAACCACGGgctaaaagataaaaacaatgaGCCATTATTTGACCCTCCAATTTATGAAAGAAAATCTTTAGGACACCAGCAAACAAATTGGAATTAAGGTTTGGTTCCAAGATCTCTAATGGTAAGAGAATCATAATAGTTACAGCTTCAAAaattatcattgatttttttgggCAAATTGTTAAATTTTCTACACAAAATGTTAGTAATACATCTTTCAAAGAAGATGGAATGGGATAACAAAAATTACTCTTTAGTTAGACGTGATGATGAAGCACCAGACTGCAGCAACATGGCATGAAATTCTCTTGGCCCAATCTCACCAAGACTAAATGCATCATGAAATCGATATTTCTCTGCTGTATCTGCACTAATGTGCTTTACTTCATCAGGCAAATGTCCAGTCTGAAGTAGATATTGTGATGATTAGGAATGTTAGCAAGTAGACAAACGAAATTGTAATACAGTATGCAGGAATAGCATCATTTACCAAATTGGTATGAAAAGGGGGCCTgccaaaaaaatctttaataGTCTTTCGTTTAAATTGAACTGGATAACGAGTCGAAATTCCTTTTCTGCAAGAACAATCTTTTGATGGCAATCGCACAGATGGACCTATGAAAGAAGGTCCATTAATATGGTCTTGAAACATAACTAGCATATAAGGACTTGCTATTCGAAGTACTTTTCCACTATTTACCAGAAGCATGGGCTGAGGAATTGCACTTCAAAGGAGTAGTGAAACTGAAGTAGAACCATCAAGATGCAATTAAGTTAGCATAATAACATACATGTATGAAGATGAATTTACATAATATATGAGTTTGTTGTCAAACCTAGAATTACGTGGCCTTTTAAATGGGGAGATAGAGCTTCTTCTTCGAAGTCTCTTCCTTTCACTTGTCCGGCAATTTCTACTAGTATGTTCTGTTCCAGTGGTATTTGAAATATCAGCCAGTGACTCACCATTGGTTCTGGAAGCTGTAATAGTTCCAAAAGCATCATCCAAAATGGAACTTCTCCTGATGCTTATACTTTCAAGCTTTCGTAGAGGAGGCCCATCAATGCTTTTGGTTTCAAGCATCTTGGTGACATGCTCACAGGCATGtactccatcaaatgcaacaaccCCGGGTTTATGACTGGAGAAAGGTTGCACACCAGGAGACATCCTTCTATTGGTTTTGCAAATTTCAGCATTTGGAAAAAAAGATGCAAAAGTTAAGTTCTCTTTATTCCAAGAAATGTTATCAAAGGCTTTGTCATCTTTGAGAAATGTGTTCAATGGTTTATTTCCTTCCATATCATCCTGTAAACCCCCAAAATTCGCATCACCAAGAAGACTTTTTGCGCGTTGTAATGCATCAGTAGAAACCGAAATATATCTTCCACCTGCAGTGTGGAACTTTATTGTTGGCTTGGCAGAATCAGATTTTTTGCATACTTCAGGGCCTAGAGGGATTTCAAGCACATCAGAGTTTATATGGTTAATATGTATAAAAACTTACTGGGGTCTAATGAACTTGTTTTACCATTATTGGCATTAGCTCTGAGATTTTCATCAACCAGGACTTCAGGATCTACATTTTCAGATTTAGGCTCCCCAGAATTGAAGCTAATCATGTCACTCGCAAAACCATAGGAGGATGCATGATTTTCCTCAACACCTAACAAAGTAGCAGCTCTGAGCAGACCAACGGAAGATATATTGACTGTCTTTCCAGAACCTGTCTGAAATAGAGAATTGGAGAAGCTGCAGCTATCATTTATCCTGTTCTCAAGACCTAAATCTGCAGAGTGATTTACAGAGGCTAGTAGTTATTGACAATCAAACAGATTAAATATGGATTGATcatagagaaaagaaaacaccATGCCTAAGACTGTTATGTAGAATTTATACCAGTAAGTGAATCACCTGTCTCAAAACTTCCCACGTTCTTAAGTACAGACATTGCCTTCTTAATTGATGATTGCTTTAATAGAATTGACTTTCCCAATCCATTTTGGAAGATAGGTGCAGAATTGTTGTTGTAACCACACTCTGAGGGCTTGAGAATTTCATCTATTATAAGACAAccagagaaagaaagaatagaaTAAAACACTAGTAGCGccctcaattgaagaaaaaataatggAAGTCACCTCATGTGAAGCATGAACCAATGGAAAGAAAGTTTATATAAACATAGAGCAAGTCAGATTTGTACTCCAAAAATGAAACCCCGCCACTAAAGCAAATCAAAATGTGCTCCAATTTAAATCCACAATTTCAGGGAACAATAGAAAACATGAATATTTTCAAGTAAAGCATGCATCATACAAATGAAAGGAATTGTGATAATTTAGGACAGCAAGCAGGCAAAGTCCAAATTGATATCTGTAtacaaatcaagcaaacaagCAAGTGCACACTAAAGTTTAATGTTGTAGGCAGCatgcaaaacaataaatataagaaataacACTATGATGccaaaaaactaattatatagCAATCAGATATTAAAGGCAATAGATTTGAAGAAATTTAGATAAATACGGATCAATCATAATGGTTCAAGCATGGTATTCAAGTGAGAGTAATTTACCTATGTCCAAATTCTCGCCTTCAAGAACTGCAGCTGCCTTTCTAATGGAAGATTGTCTCACTGTAACTGACTTCCCCAATCCAGTGCGGAACATTGGAAAACCCGCATCACAAACATCAGAATTTTGAACCATTGGAGCTCCTGGTCAATCCACAAAATCAATATACaaagcaataaaaatattatcaacttTCATCGAAGTAGAAAAGAAGTGATCCAGTTTCATCACTAAAAAATAACTTCTTTTTGAAATCTCTGTTTCTTGCCAAAATCAACAGAATAAGACAATAAATCACTAATAGCCTCCTcatttaagaaaacaaagatcaaaGGAATACTACCCTCATGAACAACATGACCTGATAGAGATATAAACAGAGAGCAGGTAAGATTTGCACTCGGAAAATGAATTATTCACAACTAAAAGCAAATCAGGTAGTGCCTACTTTGCATCCATAATTTAAGGTGAACAAAAGCAAACACAAACGTTTTCACATGAAGCATGCATCATACAAATGACAGGAATTGAACTAATTTAGGACCAGTTAGGAAGGATTCAAATTCCAGCGCAATTTCTTTACAGAAATCAAGTCAACGAGAAGGTGAACACTAAAGATACGATGTTCAAGGCAGCATACACATTAGATATTACTGACAATAGATGTGAAGATTTGCCCAAGTCCAAATTTTTACCTTCAAGAACCACAGCAGCTTTTCTGATAGAAGATTGTCTCACTGTAACTGACTTTCCCGATCCAGTGCAGAACTTCGGAAACCCCCCATCACAAACACTAGAATTTTGATCCATTAGAgcacctgaaaaaaaaaatccacagaATCAATACGCAAATCAAGAAATGTATTATCAAGCCTCATTAAATATCCCACATTCTTTTCATCAAAgggatgaagaaaaaaaaaatccagctTTATTACTAAAAGGAAACCTCTATCTGGAATCCCTGTTTCTCCAAGAACCGACTCTGCCTTCCTGATTGAGCTCTGCCTCACCGAAACGGATTTCCCCGAAGCCGTACGGAATATCGGAGCGCCATTAGCGCAACCTCCACCACCTCCTTCCCGAAGCTCCGCGGAAACTGGAAGCAACCACAAAGATAATAAAGATCGACGCCATTAACCAGATCCCGAGGGATAGAGCATGAGACAATAAGGTGTGCATACCTTTGAGGAACAGATCCGCCATTGATGGGAGATGAGAGCTCGGCTGACCTTCTGGGCAGGAAAGCTAGGGCTACACGCGAGTCTTCATAACGAGATTCGGTGCTAGCACCAGCGACTGCCCACTGGAAATGGCCACCGGCGTCAGGGAGCATCTGCCACGCCGGTGGAGGGGTTGCCGGCATCCTCTCTAGGGTTTCCGAAGAGAGGATGCGGTGGAGGAAACGATGCCGAGAAGAAAAGGCGGGAAAGGTTGAAACTTTTTGAAAACTCAAGCGCGATATTTAAGCACACGGATAAAGTTCGGAATTGCTGTGATGCCTTTGATGACGTGGCAGGTTCTTATTCGTCTGCttattgaattttataataatgttataTTACGTTGTTAATTACTCCTCTGctcatttttatttgattaaaaaaattaattaaaaatacttgttaatttaaattttataataaattatattaacttttcaaaattattttttttataaaaaaactatgagatttttaaatagataattaaaagagaAATGCGTCAACTTTTTAGGCCGAAATCGCAAATCGAATGATGTAGTTGCCTATGTGCCATACATGTCAtttattttctctctcctctAGAATAaacctaatttaaaaaaaattccaaatttctTCCCTTCTCGAACAAAAGCAATCCTCTCAAACGACTCTACTTCGAAGCCTTTTCTTCTGCAAAACATTTCCGAAAGTCACTCCTCATCTCTTTAGTGGTATCTCTTTTACGAAGCATCTCTCTGAAGCCGCTCATTAAGCCCCATCAGTATCTATAAAGCATCAACCACTCGATTATAGTTTCTCAAAATAAGTTGTATTCATCCTTTGCCTAGTGATTTCATCACATACATGATTTTATAACCTGTATAACATTAGCacaatctttaaaaaaataaaataaataaataaataaataaattgtaagATAAGGTTATGTGAATCAAAATTGGCCCAATGGAATCAAAGCAAAAGAGCTTGAGTTTCACCTTCAAGAGGGAAAGATGACTTGATTCCAAAGTAATCTGCCAACACACGAGTTTTATCATTTGTGATGATAATGAACCCATCACCACCTGCATTAGAACTTGTGAATCAAAAAgcatagtaaaaaaaatgaaagtcatttaaaatatgatttaataatatatgtagttgaatatgatttattaaaatttataataaaaatatattaaatataaaaaaataaatatgaaaaaaataatatttaatacttcacaattttttcacaatttttttaaatagataaaataataaatctaaagaaaTGATCTAAAATtggacaataaaaaaaatcctacctcaataatacatatttaatgattaaaattacACCTaccttaaattaattttaacatactttaaaaaaattaaccaataaaTTTAACTATATCATTAACTAAAATTccaatatagatatatatatatattgggctgGCTGGCCCATAGATCATCCTAATCTATAAGAGCCCAAATCTAAAACCTGCTTTcattttagtcccacatcggttcCTGATGACAAACAATGAGAGGATGACCACTTTAAAAGCATGGGCTTGAATTCAAATAAACGTCATACCTTTCTCGGCCTTTTGGCTAAGATCAAGTGTAGTATCTGTTCTTATCAGTTTAATATCTGATACGTGGGCCATCGGCCCACaatgatattaaattaatttcttgattggGGTGGGCCCACT
The DNA window shown above is from Dioscorea cayenensis subsp. rotundata cultivar TDr96_F1 chromosome 12, TDr96_F1_v2_PseudoChromosome.rev07_lg8_w22 25.fasta, whole genome shotgun sequence and carries:
- the LOC120273704 gene encoding protein trichome birefringence-like 35, producing MHKWSRRRAHLFLLISLFTIILLSTFLSNHNSKTIHSSTDHPPSFPTHTTTSNSSLFSPNQWLPGGPGWSRACSAPRSYRPRRDGAAAQRKWWKERSLDGNCDLFSGRWVYDERLYPLYNESECPWMSDQLACRKHGRPEEQYKHWRWQPHGCHLKRWNALEMLEKLRGKRLMFVGDSLNRGQWISMVCLLQSVIPADKKSMSPNAALTIFKMEEYNATVEFYWAPLLVESNSDDPVNHRLDDRIILPDKLLKHASQWENADILVFNSYLWWRSGPKIKLLWSREDLICEEADGLDAMTLAMETWANWVSSRADPRRQRVFFVTMSPTHLWSREWNPGSEGNCYQETTPINIEGYWGSGSDLDTMRMVDNVLNSLGSKATVINITQLSEYRKDGHPSIYRKFWETISPEQLSNPASYSDCIHWCLPGVPDVWNELLFNLL
- the LOC120273703 gene encoding protein BREAST CANCER SUSCEPTIBILITY 2 homolog B-like, translated to MADLFLKVSAELREGGGGGCANGAPIFRTASGKSVSVRQSSIRKAESVLGETGIPDRGALMDQNSSVCDGGFPKFCTGSGKSVTVRQSSIRKAAVVLEGAPMVQNSDVCDAGFPMFRTGLGKSVTVRQSSIRKAAAVLEGENLDIDEILKPSECGYNNNSAPIFQNGLGKSILLKQSSIKKAMSVLKNVGSFETDLGLENRINDSCSFSNSLFQTGSGKTVNISSVGLLRAATLLGVEENHASSYGFASDMISFNSGEPKSENVDPEVLVDENLRANANNGPEVCKKSDSAKPTIKFHTAGGRYISVSTDALQRAKSLLGDANFGGLQDDMEGNKPLNTFLKDDKAFDNISWNKENLTFASFFPNAEICKTNRRMSPGVQPFSSHKPGVVAFDGVHACEHVTKMLETKSIDGPPLRKLESISIRRSSILDDAFGTITASRTNGESLADISNTTGTEHTSRNCRTSERKRLRRRSSISPFKRPRNSSFTTPLKCNSSAHASGPSVRLPSKDCSCRKGISTRYPVQFKRKTIKDFFGRPPFHTNLTGHLPDEVKHISADTAEKYRFHDAFSLGEIGPREFHAMLLQSGASSSRLTKEWVANHYKWIVWKLASLERCYPAQANGKYLTVSNVLDELKYRYEREVNYGHRSAIKKILDGDASAASEVVLCISSIQSYSDSHNCKMDEIAEPHDILKLGSSDAPESYHAAKIELSDGWYALDAQLDTSLVKQLIHGKLFVGQKLRIVGAHLCGWVAPISPLEVHRTVSLVLSINGTYRAHWADHLGFCKGIGAPLAFSCIKSAGGKVPRTLVGITRIYPVLYKERLQDGGSLVRSERMEKEVLRLYDQRRSSIVEDVVSKHQDFIVNCDDSEEGAKIFKILQTAAEPEVLMADMTSEQLSSFTEYQAKHEANRQSEIHKKIEKALEDAGLGAREVTPFMRVRVVGLTSKGSSKKVRPKEGLVTIWNPTEKQKQDLVEGQIYCVRGLMPLHSVSEVIYLQGRGSSTLWELLAPEEHEKFEPFFTPRKPVSLSNLGDVPLASEFDIAAVVVHVGEVCLSGRQKKQWVFMTDGSWGSSDSEFEGPYSCLLAVNFCGPILNDDSSSLISHNLSGTVVGFFNLVKRARDQMNHLWVAEASENSSYSVYSSLSTTSHLYKTGECAQKWAKISCSTIQKLRERVLCIIQGH